Proteins encoded by one window of Homoserinimonas aerilata:
- a CDS encoding ferritin, with translation MTQASFDTLLAEQIGHEFEAAQQYIAIAVWYDNRDLPQLAKHFYAQSLEERNHAMMLVQYRLDRDLGVVIPGVPTVQSEFADEREPIVLALAQEKRVTEQIEALFAAARSETDALGEQFMLWFLKEQVEEVASMSTLLTIVERAENLFDVENYLVRESIGDGGHDANAPQAAGGAV, from the coding sequence ATGACACAGGCATCGTTCGACACATTGCTCGCCGAGCAGATCGGCCACGAGTTCGAGGCGGCCCAGCAGTACATCGCCATCGCCGTCTGGTACGACAATCGCGATCTTCCCCAGTTGGCCAAGCACTTCTATGCGCAGTCTCTCGAGGAGCGCAATCACGCCATGATGCTCGTGCAGTACCGCCTCGACCGCGACCTCGGCGTCGTCATCCCGGGCGTGCCGACTGTGCAGAGCGAGTTCGCCGACGAGCGCGAGCCGATCGTGCTGGCCCTCGCGCAGGAGAAGCGCGTCACGGAGCAGATCGAGGCGCTCTTCGCCGCGGCGCGCTCTGAGACGGATGCTCTGGGTGAGCAGTTCATGTTGTGGTTCCTGAAGGAGCAGGTCGAGGAGGTGGCGTCGATGTCCACTCTGCTGACGATCGTCGAGCGCGCCGAGAACCTGTTCGACGTCGAGAACTATCTCGTGCGCGAGTCGATCGGCGATGGCGGCCATGACGCGAATGCCCCTCAGGCGGCGGGCGGCGCGGTCTAG
- the hisS gene encoding histidine--tRNA ligase — MASPVNPPRGMRDFLPADKARRERVLSVIRGVYRSHGFDEIETPVVEDSSRLHAGLGGDNEKLAFGILKRGLTRDDFAAATDALDLADLGLRFDLTVPLARFYATHRGALPPVFRAIQIAPVWRAERPQKGRFRQFVQCDIDVIGEAGPLAEVELITATSAALDALGLVGCTIRINDRRILVGLLNHWNVPTELHERALITIDKLDKIGADGVAAELAESGIATDGLAAALEVGGWDLLADAPAWLDTDAYRALLDLRAAVPSAELVFDPTLVRGMGYYTGTIFEVAHPSLGYSLGGGGRYDGMIGRFLGADVPACGFSLGFERLVDLVELGDDESADAVALLHDADVPAARLVELKSALVAQGHRVRLERRPKNTKATLERLAADGFSRFAFVDAATTEPQLRPLA; from the coding sequence ATGGCTTCTCCTGTCAATCCTCCCCGCGGTATGCGCGATTTCCTTCCTGCCGACAAGGCTCGCCGTGAGCGGGTGCTGTCGGTCATCCGCGGCGTCTATCGCTCGCATGGTTTCGATGAGATCGAGACGCCCGTCGTGGAGGACAGCTCCCGGCTGCATGCGGGCCTGGGTGGCGACAATGAGAAGCTCGCCTTCGGCATCCTGAAGCGGGGTCTCACGCGTGATGACTTCGCGGCGGCGACGGATGCTCTCGATCTGGCCGATCTGGGGCTGCGATTCGACCTGACGGTGCCGCTTGCGCGTTTCTATGCGACGCACCGCGGTGCGCTGCCGCCCGTGTTCCGTGCCATCCAGATCGCGCCGGTGTGGCGTGCGGAGCGCCCGCAGAAGGGCCGCTTCCGGCAGTTCGTGCAGTGCGACATCGATGTGATCGGTGAGGCGGGCCCGCTCGCCGAGGTCGAGCTGATCACGGCGACGTCGGCGGCGCTGGATGCCCTGGGGCTCGTCGGCTGCACGATCCGTATCAATGACCGCCGCATCCTGGTGGGGCTGCTGAATCACTGGAATGTGCCGACCGAGCTGCACGAGCGCGCGCTCATCACGATCGACAAGCTCGACAAGATCGGTGCCGATGGCGTCGCCGCGGAGCTGGCCGAGTCGGGCATCGCGACCGACGGCCTTGCTGCGGCGCTCGAGGTCGGCGGCTGGGATCTGCTGGCGGATGCCCCCGCCTGGCTCGACACGGACGCCTACCGGGCGCTGCTCGATCTGCGCGCCGCAGTGCCCTCGGCGGAGCTCGTCTTCGACCCGACGCTCGTGCGCGGCATGGGCTACTACACGGGCACCATCTTCGAGGTCGCGCATCCTTCGCTCGGCTATTCGCTGGGCGGCGGCGGCCGCTATGACGGCATGATCGGCCGATTCCTGGGGGCGGATGTCCCGGCCTGCGGTTTCTCGCTCGGCTTCGAGCGGCTCGTCGATCTGGTCGAGCTGGGCGACGACGAGTCGGCGGATGCTGTGGCGCTTCTGCATGATGCGGACGTTCCCGCAGCCAGGCTTGTCGAGCTCAAGTCCGCGCTCGTCGCGCAGGGGCACAGGGTGCGGCTGGAGCGGCGCCCGAAGAACACGAAGGCGACGCTGGAGCGGCTCGCGGCGGACGGCTTCTCGCGTTTCGCGTTCGTCGACGCGGCCACGACGGAGCCGCAGCTGCGCCCCCTCGCGTAA
- a CDS encoding S8 family peptidase: protein MTRVPRAVTAAAISVLFAVLATLLVASPAAADSIRDREYWLQQYGVTEAWAKSRGAGVTVAVIDTGVDGTHPDLLGAVVGGTDVSGVGASNGQTPVGASSREHGTMVASLLAGRGHGENGEDGVMGVAPEARLLSISVGFGVGTISSDDQIAEAVTWAVDNGADVINMSLTRNTLEWPESWDDAFLYAMQNDVVIVAAAGNRGSGTTQVGAPATMPGVLTVAGVDRQGGASFDASSQGITISVAAPSEELVGATPSGGYSTWGGTSGATPIVAGLVALVRSAYPNLDAGNVINRITETATQVGASAQSPIYGHGRINAALAVSASVPGVDDDPAKQLSDWIRVYRRADAPPLPTPTPALPTPTPIAEPVTQVASPLGTVLPTVSDLREFGIPLLVFVLFGGAVAAVGFAALRQFGRNRRRY, encoded by the coding sequence ATGACTCGCGTTCCGCGTGCTGTGACAGCTGCGGCCATCTCGGTGCTGTTCGCCGTGCTGGCCACGCTCCTGGTGGCGTCTCCGGCTGCGGCTGACAGCATCCGCGACCGCGAGTACTGGCTGCAGCAGTACGGTGTGACGGAGGCGTGGGCGAAGAGTCGCGGCGCCGGTGTCACGGTCGCCGTCATCGACACGGGTGTCGACGGTACGCATCCTGATCTGCTCGGCGCTGTCGTCGGGGGCACGGATGTCTCGGGTGTCGGTGCGTCGAATGGCCAGACCCCGGTGGGTGCCTCGAGCAGGGAGCACGGCACGATGGTGGCGTCGCTGCTGGCCGGTCGCGGTCACGGTGAGAATGGCGAGGACGGCGTGATGGGGGTGGCGCCGGAGGCGCGGCTGCTGTCGATCTCTGTCGGCTTCGGTGTGGGCACGATCAGCTCGGATGATCAGATCGCCGAGGCGGTGACCTGGGCGGTCGACAATGGGGCGGATGTGATCAACATGTCGCTCACCCGCAACACGCTCGAGTGGCCCGAGAGTTGGGACGACGCCTTCCTGTACGCCATGCAGAACGATGTGGTGATCGTTGCGGCGGCGGGTAACCGGGGCAGCGGTACAACGCAGGTGGGTGCGCCCGCGACGATGCCCGGCGTGCTCACGGTCGCCGGCGTCGACCGGCAGGGCGGCGCCAGTTTCGACGCGTCCTCGCAGGGCATCACCATCTCGGTGGCCGCTCCCAGCGAGGAGCTTGTGGGGGCGACGCCGTCTGGCGGGTATTCGACCTGGGGCGGCACCAGCGGGGCGACGCCGATCGTCGCCGGCCTGGTCGCACTTGTGCGTTCGGCGTATCCGAATCTGGATGCGGGCAATGTCATCAACCGAATCACGGAGACGGCCACGCAGGTGGGCGCGTCGGCGCAGAGCCCCATCTACGGGCACGGGCGCATCAATGCGGCGCTCGCCGTTTCGGCGTCCGTGCCGGGGGTCGACGATGACCCGGCGAAGCAGTTGAGCGATTGGATCCGCGTGTATCGCAGGGCGGATGCGCCGCCGCTGCCGACCCCGACGCCCGCGCTTCCGACTCCGACGCCCATTGCGGAGCCGGTGACGCAGGTGGCGAGTCCGCTCGGCACGGTGCTGCCGACGGTGTCGGATCTGCGCGAGTTCGGCATCCCTCTTCTCGTCTTCGTGCTGTTCGGCGGCGCAGTGGCCGCTGTGGGGTTTGCCGCGTTACGTCAGTTCGGGAGGAACCGGAGAAGGTACTAA
- a CDS encoding NAD(P)/FAD-dependent oxidoreductase: MPKILIVGGGYAGFYTALKLEKHLRRGEAEVTVVDPLPYMTYQPFLPEVAAGSVEPRHAVVSIRKHLKSTEVISARVTAIDHATKTATITPELGEPWQFEYDIVVVTAGAITRTFPIPGIAENAYGLKTIEEATAIRDRVTANFERASALPAGPERDRLLTFTVVGGGFAGIEVFGELRSLASSLLKHYPQLGFEDVHFHLIEAMGRIMPEVSLKTSQWVIKNLAQRGAQIHLDTQLSSAVDGKIETSTGLVFESDTIIWTAGVMAHPVLRNTDLPIEERGRLRLGADLRARTEDGDVVADAWGAGDVSAVPDLSGGGVAGFCVPNAQHAVRQGKLLAKNLVGSLRGDEPRDYFHKNAGAVAGIGLGTGVFQAGRIAVKGFVAWGMHRGYHGLAMPMWERKIRVFAGWFVQAITGRDIVGIEARNEPRAVFEQYAARPKTTPRQAPAAPAAAGTEAKSAAKAAPKAAAKSTAPKSTAVKTGTAKTGAAKSTAAKTGTAKAPAAKTTEKAAAEPAQSEATTASQ; the protein is encoded by the coding sequence GTGCCAAAAATCCTTATCGTCGGCGGCGGCTATGCCGGTTTCTACACTGCTCTGAAGCTCGAGAAGCATCTCAGGCGGGGTGAAGCCGAGGTCACAGTGGTCGACCCTCTGCCTTACATGACGTACCAGCCGTTCCTCCCTGAGGTGGCGGCGGGTTCCGTGGAGCCGCGCCATGCGGTTGTGTCGATCCGCAAGCACCTGAAGTCGACCGAGGTCATCTCGGCTCGCGTGACGGCCATCGATCACGCCACGAAGACGGCGACGATCACGCCGGAGCTGGGCGAGCCGTGGCAGTTCGAGTACGACATCGTCGTGGTCACTGCTGGCGCGATCACCCGCACCTTCCCCATCCCGGGCATCGCCGAGAACGCCTACGGTCTCAAGACCATCGAGGAGGCGACTGCGATCCGCGACCGGGTCACCGCCAACTTCGAGCGTGCCTCCGCGTTGCCGGCCGGCCCGGAGCGCGACCGTCTGCTCACCTTCACGGTTGTCGGTGGCGGCTTCGCCGGCATCGAGGTCTTCGGTGAGTTGCGCAGCCTCGCGAGCTCGCTGCTCAAGCACTACCCGCAGCTCGGCTTCGAGGATGTGCACTTCCACCTCATCGAGGCCATGGGCCGCATCATGCCCGAGGTCTCGCTCAAGACGAGCCAGTGGGTCATCAAGAACCTTGCGCAGCGCGGCGCGCAGATCCACCTCGACACGCAGCTCAGCTCGGCTGTCGATGGCAAGATCGAGACGTCGACCGGCCTCGTCTTCGAGAGCGACACGATCATCTGGACGGCGGGCGTCATGGCGCACCCCGTGCTGCGCAACACCGACCTTCCGATCGAGGAGCGTGGCCGTCTGCGCCTCGGCGCCGACCTGCGGGCCCGCACCGAAGACGGCGATGTCGTCGCGGATGCCTGGGGCGCCGGCGATGTCAGCGCGGTTCCCGATCTGAGCGGCGGCGGCGTGGCAGGCTTCTGCGTGCCGAACGCGCAGCACGCGGTCCGCCAGGGCAAGCTTCTCGCCAAGAACCTGGTCGGCAGCCTCCGCGGTGATGAGCCGAGGGACTACTTCCACAAGAACGCGGGCGCTGTTGCCGGCATCGGTCTCGGCACTGGCGTGTTCCAGGCCGGCCGCATCGCCGTCAAGGGCTTCGTCGCCTGGGGCATGCACCGCGGCTACCACGGTCTCGCGATGCCGATGTGGGAGCGCAAGATCCGCGTCTTCGCGGGCTGGTTCGTGCAGGCCATCACCGGTCGTGACATTGTCGGCATCGAGGCGCGCAACGAGCCGCGCGCGGTGTTCGAGCAGTACGCGGCCCGCCCCAAGACGACGCCGCGCCAGGCTCCGGCGGCTCCGGCTGCTGCGGGTACCGAGGCGAAGTCCGCAGCGAAGGCTGCACCGAAGGCTGCTGCCAAGTCGACGGCTCCGAAGTCGACCGCAGTCAAGACCGGCACTGCCAAGACGGGCGCTGCCAAGTCGACCGCAGCCAAGACGGGCACTGCCAAGGCGCCTGCTGCCAAGACTACGGAGAAGGCCGCTGCTGAGCCTGCTCAGAGCGAGGCGACGACCGCCTCCCAGTAG
- a CDS encoding TetR/AcrR family transcriptional regulator produces MTRQPDLERKPALIEQILDYLLDKPLSSLSFRTLAKALEVSTFTLVYHFGTRAELVSDIVSAISMRAEDVEDELMQSPTTIDSYLLGQIKSWEWSVQPRNIRLQCLEFEAALLEAHDREAHEFTRTLYTRWYEMGCEALVDLGLSQEEATVEARLAVDTFFGLQYDLVVNEDVERATAAFHRSIEVRRERLERLLAHA; encoded by the coding sequence GTGACTCGGCAGCCTGACCTGGAGCGCAAGCCCGCGCTGATCGAGCAGATCCTCGACTATCTGCTTGACAAGCCTTTGTCGAGCCTGTCGTTCCGTACTCTCGCGAAGGCGCTCGAGGTGAGCACGTTCACGCTCGTCTACCATTTCGGCACGCGCGCCGAGCTGGTGAGCGACATCGTTTCGGCGATCTCGATGCGGGCGGAGGATGTCGAGGATGAGCTGATGCAGTCGCCGACGACGATCGACTCCTACCTTCTGGGGCAGATCAAGTCGTGGGAGTGGTCGGTTCAGCCCCGCAACATCCGTCTGCAGTGCCTCGAGTTCGAGGCCGCCCTGCTGGAGGCGCACGACCGTGAGGCTCACGAGTTCACGCGCACGCTGTACACGCGCTGGTATGAGATGGGGTGCGAGGCGCTTGTCGATCTCGGGCTAAGCCAGGAGGAGGCCACGGTGGAGGCGCGTCTCGCCGTCGACACTTTCTTCGGCCTGCAGTATGACCTCGTCGTGAATGAGGATGTCGAGCGTGCGACGGCGGCATTCCACCGCTCGATCGAGGTGCGCCGGGAGCGTCTCGAGCGCCTGCTCGCCCACGCCTGA
- the eno gene encoding phosphopyruvate hydratase, translating to MSLIEAVGAREILDSRGNPTVEVEVLLEDGTVSRAAVPSGASTGAFEAYELRDGDKERYLGKGVLKAVDAVLDVIGPELEGFDATDQRLVDAALIELDGTDNKKKLGANAILGVSLAVAKAAADSADLPLFRYLGGPNAHTLPVPMLNVINGGSHADSNVDIQEFMILPVGADTFSEGLRWGVETYHALKSILHGKGLSTGLGDEGGFAPNLDSNRDALDLLIEAITKAGFTPGKDIALGLDVAATEFFENGKYNFEGKQITAGDLGAYYAELVAAYPLVTIEDPLAEDDWEGWAQLTSELGSKTQIVGDDLFVTNPARLAKGIELGTANSILVKVNQIGTLTETLDAVSLAQRSGYTAVLSHRSGETEDTTIADLAVATDSGQIKTGAPARSERVAKYNQLLRIEEELGDAAVYAGRSAFPRFTA from the coding sequence GTGTCGTTGATCGAGGCCGTTGGCGCCCGCGAAATTCTGGACTCCCGGGGCAACCCGACCGTTGAGGTCGAGGTTCTGCTCGAAGATGGCACCGTTTCGCGTGCCGCCGTTCCGTCCGGTGCATCGACGGGTGCATTCGAGGCGTATGAGCTGCGCGATGGCGACAAGGAGCGCTACCTGGGCAAGGGCGTGCTGAAGGCCGTCGACGCTGTTCTCGACGTCATCGGCCCGGAGCTCGAGGGCTTCGACGCGACCGACCAGCGCCTGGTGGATGCTGCGCTCATCGAGCTCGACGGCACCGACAACAAGAAGAAGCTGGGCGCGAACGCGATCCTCGGTGTGAGCCTCGCCGTGGCGAAGGCCGCCGCAGATTCGGCTGACCTGCCGCTGTTCCGCTACCTGGGCGGCCCCAACGCGCACACCCTTCCGGTGCCGATGCTGAACGTCATCAACGGCGGCTCGCACGCAGACAGCAATGTCGACATCCAGGAGTTCATGATCCTGCCCGTCGGCGCCGACACCTTCAGCGAGGGTCTGCGCTGGGGCGTCGAGACCTACCACGCGCTCAAGAGCATCCTGCACGGCAAGGGCCTGAGCACGGGCCTCGGCGACGAGGGCGGCTTCGCGCCGAACCTCGACAGCAACCGCGACGCGCTCGACCTGCTCATCGAGGCCATCACCAAGGCGGGCTTCACGCCCGGCAAGGACATCGCGCTCGGCCTCGATGTCGCCGCGACCGAGTTCTTCGAGAACGGCAAATACAACTTCGAGGGCAAGCAGATCACGGCGGGCGACCTGGGCGCCTACTACGCGGAGCTTGTCGCCGCGTACCCGCTCGTCACCATCGAGGACCCGCTGGCGGAGGACGACTGGGAGGGCTGGGCTCAGCTCACCTCCGAGCTGGGTTCGAAGACGCAGATCGTCGGCGACGACCTGTTCGTCACCAACCCGGCGCGTCTCGCGAAGGGCATCGAGCTCGGCACGGCCAACTCGATCCTCGTCAAGGTGAACCAGATCGGCACGCTCACGGAGACCCTCGACGCCGTGTCGCTGGCGCAGCGGAGCGGCTACACCGCTGTTCTCTCGCACCGTTCGGGCGAGACCGAGGACACGACGATCGCCGATCTCGCCGTCGCGACCGACAGCGGCCAGATCAAGACGGGCGCACCGGCACGTTCGGAGCGGGTCGCCAAGTACAACCAGCTGCTCCGCATCGAGGAGGAGCTGGGCGACGCCGCCGTCTACGCGGGCCGCAGCGCCTTCCCGCGCTTCACGGCGTAG
- a CDS encoding DUF501 domain-containing protein, giving the protein MTTPPFDPPTAEDVRIVSLQLGRPARDVIGIAARCVCGAPTVVSTSPRLADGTPFPTLYYLSHPAATAAVSTLEANGVMVELAALLEGETADAYSAAHEAYLADREGIEHVPEIHGVSAGGMPTRVKCLHALVGHSLAAGPGVNPIGDLALERAAWSPTVCECPDYSDSGYSDSGHEGSTGAEASGDAVPNE; this is encoded by the coding sequence ATGACGACCCCTCCTTTTGATCCGCCCACGGCTGAGGATGTTCGCATCGTCTCGCTCCAGTTGGGTCGCCCCGCCCGTGACGTGATCGGCATCGCCGCGCGCTGTGTCTGCGGTGCGCCGACCGTCGTGTCGACGAGTCCGCGGCTGGCCGATGGCACGCCGTTCCCCACGCTCTACTACCTGAGCCACCCTGCGGCGACCGCTGCTGTGTCCACGCTGGAGGCGAACGGCGTGATGGTCGAGCTGGCTGCCCTTCTCGAGGGGGAGACGGCGGATGCCTACAGCGCCGCCCATGAGGCATATCTGGCCGACAGGGAGGGCATCGAGCATGTGCCCGAGATCCACGGCGTCTCGGCGGGCGGCATGCCCACGCGCGTCAAGTGCCTGCATGCGCTGGTCGGCCATTCGCTTGCGGCAGGTCCTGGCGTGAATCCGATCGGCGATCTCGCTCTGGAGCGCGCCGCCTGGTCGCCCACAGTGTGTGAGTGCCCCGACTATTCAGATTCGGGCTATTCGGATTCGGGCCATGAAGGTTCGACCGGTGCCGAGGCATCCGGAGACGCGGTCCCGAACGAATGA
- a CDS encoding MarR family winged helix-turn-helix transcriptional regulator yields the protein MSNDIRETLGELVGAAYRLSRVAARATGETTSALAYSALSTLIENGPLRVGELASLCRVSQPGMTKVVTALEEGAWVERVTDPLDARASVISITDAGRVARSERLARIGAAIGPYFEGLDPADRAALERAARILAERGDSARSG from the coding sequence GTGAGCAACGACATCCGCGAAACCCTCGGCGAGCTCGTCGGCGCTGCCTACCGCCTGTCCCGTGTGGCAGCCCGCGCGACCGGTGAGACGACATCCGCCCTCGCCTACAGCGCGCTGAGCACGCTCATCGAGAACGGCCCGCTGCGGGTGGGGGAGCTCGCGTCCCTCTGCCGTGTCAGCCAGCCCGGCATGACCAAGGTCGTCACCGCCCTCGAGGAGGGCGCGTGGGTCGAACGCGTCACCGACCCGCTTGATGCCAGGGCATCCGTCATCTCGATCACGGATGCGGGGCGTGTCGCCCGCAGCGAGAGGCTTGCCCGCATCGGCGCCGCGATCGGGCCGTACTTCGAGGGGCTCGATCCGGCCGACCGGGCCGCGCTGGAGCGTGCCGCCCGCATCCTCGCTGAACGCGGCGATTCCGCACGATCGGGCTGA
- a CDS encoding FtsB family cell division protein, which translates to MPRSPRVKRVPVTLPAQGAPANWLRGIRFSGFTMLTLGMLVLFVVVLAPSLRVYVEQQQERAALAAEVATQQDEVDSLKQDVARWDDPSYVEAQARERLYYVKPGEFSYLVIDDGATAATAANGVPISDRLQTTEVDWVTTLLSSVLTAGLTDAAPDEIVAPEFQTAPQQGSQ; encoded by the coding sequence ATGCCCAGATCTCCCCGTGTGAAGCGCGTCCCTGTGACGCTGCCCGCGCAGGGTGCTCCGGCGAACTGGCTGCGCGGCATCCGCTTCTCTGGTTTCACGATGTTGACTCTCGGAATGCTGGTGCTGTTCGTCGTCGTGTTGGCGCCGTCGCTGCGCGTGTATGTGGAGCAGCAGCAGGAGCGCGCCGCGCTGGCGGCCGAGGTGGCGACGCAGCAGGATGAGGTCGACTCGCTCAAGCAGGATGTGGCGCGGTGGGATGACCCCAGCTATGTCGAGGCGCAGGCCCGCGAGCGTCTCTACTATGTGAAGCCGGGCGAGTTCAGCTATCTCGTGATCGATGACGGCGCGACGGCGGCGACGGCGGCGAATGGCGTTCCGATCAGTGACCGGCTGCAGACGACCGAGGTCGACTGGGTGACGACGCTGCTGTCATCCGTGTTGACGGCCGGGTTGACGGATGCCGCCCCCGATGAGATCGTCGCCCCCGAATTTCAGACCGCTCCACAGCAAGGTTCACAATGA
- a CDS encoding MFS transporter, whose protein sequence is MSTAASPSILKQPKSVWAVAVAATIAFMGIGLVDPILPAIAESLEASPTETSLLFTSYLVITGAAMLFTSWLSSRIGVRTTLLAGLAVIVVFAALAGLAGDVGQVIGFRAGWGLGNALFISTALAAIVGAASGGSSAAIVLYEAALGVGLATGPLLGGLLGSISWRGPFFGTAVLMAGAFVAILVLLEKPAQRPVHVPFTAAFRALRVPQILVLGAVALFYNVGFFVLLAYTPFPLGLDAMGIGLVFFGWGLAVAVTSVWLAPILTARMRRTRILLGAFLLLAAILVAAAFLVQQQAALIACVIGGGLVLGVLNTVLTESVMEASDLPRSVASSAYSGIRFLGGACAPPIAASIAAVSTPGAPFVFGAASVVVAAVLIAVFAPVVARIDSAGPESPEVEAEAITLGE, encoded by the coding sequence GTGAGCACAGCCGCGTCCCCCTCCATCCTGAAGCAGCCGAAGTCGGTCTGGGCCGTCGCGGTCGCGGCGACGATCGCCTTCATGGGAATCGGGCTCGTCGACCCGATCCTCCCGGCGATCGCCGAGAGCCTGGAGGCGTCACCGACGGAGACGTCTCTGCTGTTCACCAGCTACCTGGTGATCACGGGTGCGGCGATGCTGTTCACGAGCTGGCTGTCGTCGCGCATCGGCGTGCGCACGACCCTTCTGGCGGGCCTCGCGGTGATCGTCGTGTTCGCGGCGCTCGCGGGCCTCGCAGGCGATGTGGGCCAGGTCATCGGCTTCCGCGCCGGCTGGGGGCTCGGCAACGCGCTGTTCATCTCGACGGCGCTCGCCGCGATCGTGGGGGCGGCCAGCGGTGGCAGCTCGGCCGCGATCGTGCTGTACGAGGCCGCGCTGGGCGTGGGGCTCGCGACGGGGCCGCTGCTGGGCGGGCTGCTCGGCTCGATCAGCTGGCGTGGCCCGTTCTTCGGCACCGCGGTGCTCATGGCGGGCGCGTTCGTGGCGATCCTGGTGCTGCTGGAGAAGCCGGCGCAGCGGCCGGTGCATGTTCCGTTCACTGCCGCGTTCCGTGCCCTGCGGGTGCCGCAGATCCTGGTGCTCGGCGCCGTTGCGTTGTTCTACAACGTCGGATTCTTCGTGCTGCTCGCCTACACGCCATTCCCCCTGGGCCTCGACGCGATGGGCATCGGCCTCGTGTTCTTCGGCTGGGGTCTGGCGGTGGCGGTGACGAGTGTGTGGCTGGCGCCGATCCTCACTGCCCGGATGCGCCGCACCAGAATTCTGCTGGGCGCCTTCCTCCTTCTGGCCGCGATTCTGGTGGCGGCCGCGTTCCTCGTGCAGCAGCAGGCCGCACTGATCGCCTGCGTGATCGGCGGCGGGCTCGTGCTGGGCGTGCTCAACACCGTGCTCACGGAGAGCGTCATGGAGGCGAGCGATCTGCCGCGGTCGGTCGCCTCGTCCGCCTATTCGGGCATCCGCTTTCTGGGCGGGGCGTGCGCGCCTCCGATCGCCGCATCGATCGCCGCGGTGTCGACGCCGGGGGCTCCGTTCGTGTTCGGCGCCGCATCCGTCGTCGTGGCGGCCGTGCTGATCGCGGTGTTCGCCCCCGTGGTGGCGCGGATCGACTCGGCGGGCCCGGAGAGCCCGGAGGTGGAGGCGGAGGCGATCACGCTCGGCGAGTGA
- a CDS encoding MazG family protein → MSEQPDSPELAQLRFVTDTPLRGEHPRFDELVAVLARLRAPGGCAWDAEQTHESLVQYLVEETYELIDAIESGSREELIEELGDVLYQVVFHADIAAHTPGEEFTLEDVAAHMTRKMVGRHPHVFGDEEARAALGITSADDVVANWDEFKRLEKPHRTSVLDGIPQGMPALALADKLLGRAQKVGVLDADAVGGVPLETEEELGGLLLAIVSSAKARGLDSERALRSTLRSLQGEIREAEGSEISEE, encoded by the coding sequence ATGAGCGAACAGCCTGACAGCCCTGAACTTGCGCAGCTGCGGTTCGTGACCGATACGCCACTGCGGGGTGAGCATCCGAGGTTCGACGAGTTGGTTGCGGTGCTGGCCCGTCTGCGTGCACCGGGCGGATGCGCGTGGGATGCCGAGCAGACCCATGAGTCGCTGGTGCAGTATCTGGTCGAGGAGACGTATGAGCTGATCGATGCGATCGAGTCGGGTTCGCGCGAGGAGCTCATCGAGGAGCTCGGCGATGTGCTCTACCAGGTGGTGTTCCATGCCGATATCGCGGCGCACACGCCGGGCGAGGAGTTCACGCTCGAGGATGTCGCGGCGCATATGACGCGCAAGATGGTGGGCCGCCATCCGCATGTCTTCGGCGATGAGGAGGCGCGGGCCGCGCTCGGCATCACGTCGGCTGACGACGTGGTGGCCAATTGGGATGAGTTCAAGAGGCTCGAGAAGCCTCACCGCACGAGCGTGCTCGATGGCATCCCGCAGGGGATGCCGGCGCTGGCGCTTGCCGACAAGCTGTTGGGGCGGGCGCAGAAGGTGGGCGTGCTCGACGCGGATGCCGTGGGCGGCGTCCCGTTGGAGACGGAGGAGGAGCTGGGCGGCCTGCTGTTGGCGATCGTCTCTTCGGCGAAGGCGCGCGGTCTCGATTCGGAGCGTGCGCTGCGGTCGACGCTCAGGAGCCTGCAGGGTGAGATCCGGGAGGCTGAGGGCTCGGAGATCTCAGAGGAGTGA